A window of Ovis canadensis isolate MfBH-ARS-UI-01 breed Bighorn chromosome X, ARS-UI_OviCan_v2, whole genome shotgun sequence contains these coding sequences:
- the RBM3 gene encoding RNA-binding protein 3 isoform X2, with protein MSSEEGKLFVGGLNFNTDERALEDHFSSFGPISEVVVVKDRETQRSRGFGFITFTNPEHASNAMRAMNGESLDGRQIRVDHAGKSARGSRGGAFGSYERGRGYPRGGGDQGYGSGRYDNRPGAYGFGYGYGYGRSRDYGGSQGGYDRYSGGNYRDNYDN; from the exons ATGTCTTCTGAAGAAGGGAAGCTCTTCGTGGGAGGGCTCAACTTCAACACTGATGAGCGAGCTCTGGAAGACCACTTCAGCAGCTTCGGACCTATTTCTGAGG TGGTGGTCGTCAAGGACCGGGAGACTCAGCGATCCCGGGGTTTTGGCTTCATCACCTTCACCAATCCGGAGCATGCCTCAAATGCCATGAGAGCCATGAATGGAGAG TCTCTGGATGGTCGTCAGATCCGTGTAGACCACGCTGGCAAGTCAGCCCGGGGATCACGAGGGGGTGCCTTTGGGAGCTATGAACGTGGTCGTGGCTACCCTAGAG GTGGTGGGGACCAGGGCTATGGAAGTGGCAGGTACGACAATCGACCTGGAGCATATGGATTTGGATACGGATATGGATATGGAAGGTCCAGAGACTATGGTGGCAG CCAGGGTGGTTATGACCGCTACTCAGGGGGAAATTACAGGGACAATTATGACAACTGA
- the RBM3 gene encoding RNA-binding protein 3 isoform X1 yields the protein MSSEEGKLFVGGLNFNTDERALEDHFSSFGPISEVVVVKDRETQRSRGFGFITFTNPEHASNAMRAMNGESLDGRQIRVDHAGKSARGSRGGAFGSYERGRGYPRGGGDQGYGSGRYDNRPGAYGFGYGYGYGRSRDYGGRSQGGYDRYSGGNYRDNYDN from the exons ATGTCTTCTGAAGAAGGGAAGCTCTTCGTGGGAGGGCTCAACTTCAACACTGATGAGCGAGCTCTGGAAGACCACTTCAGCAGCTTCGGACCTATTTCTGAGG TGGTGGTCGTCAAGGACCGGGAGACTCAGCGATCCCGGGGTTTTGGCTTCATCACCTTCACCAATCCGGAGCATGCCTCAAATGCCATGAGAGCCATGAATGGAGAG TCTCTGGATGGTCGTCAGATCCGTGTAGACCACGCTGGCAAGTCAGCCCGGGGATCACGAGGGGGTGCCTTTGGGAGCTATGAACGTGGTCGTGGCTACCCTAGAG GTGGTGGGGACCAGGGCTATGGAAGTGGCAGGTACGACAATCGACCTGGAGCATATGGATTTGGATACGGATATGGATATGGAAGGTCCAGAGACTATGGTGGCAG AAGCCAGGGTGGTTATGACCGCTACTCAGGGGGAAATTACAGGGACAATTATGACAACTGA